One genomic window of Sarcophilus harrisii chromosome X, mSarHar1.11, whole genome shotgun sequence includes the following:
- the LOC116420216 gene encoding uncharacterized protein LOC116420216, whose translation MEIEVVPEGLFLRTSSDSLKGDTRLQAFWQIQLWGKVGVPQTSTKRVPGDCSYGSVWRSPQLHKGDPNAQSVWLAQPAGKDGYPQMHMNVAPGNHSFGAAGCSKKVKKRSPDSQPWGLIQSGGKNVFTESPMKSAAGDQFFGASGPYPPRFQNHGLDPQGFAAFQPLGKDHFPGKRMKREPSSHHFGGRSRSPQPQRRSPGPEAYGQVPLKSKEDFPEMPPMKRETSGYPSEASQCSPHFHTGSPDDSYFRMFPPMNNAYYPEKTTKKVPSSDSFGATWRSPQFPGVPDQELPNHYPSGAADPPLNTTKLKRKRRDDTIFLVDLDDTEYLCIPTHAIACDGGTLIWISK comes from the coding sequence ATGGAAATTGAAGTTGTTCCTGAAGGTTTATTTCTCAGGACCAGTTCTGACAGTTTGAAAGGAGACACCCGTCTTCAGGCTTTTTGGCAGATCCAATTATGGGGCAAAGTTGGTGTCCCACAGACATCCACCAAGAGGGTTCCAGGTGACTGTTCCTATGGCTCAGTCTGGCGCTCACCACAGCTTCACAAAGGAGACCCCAATGCCCAATCTGTTTGGCTGGCCCAACCAGCAGGCAAAGATGGTTATCCACAGATGCACATGAATGTTGCTCCAGGGAACCATTCCTTTGGGGCAGCTGGGTGctcaaagaaagtcaaaaaaagaAGCCCAGATTCCCAGCCTTGGGGGCTAATCCAATCAGGgggtaaaaatgttttcacagagAGTCCCATGAAGAGCGCTGCAGGTGACCAATTCTTTGGGGCATCTGGGCCATATCCACCACGCTTTCAAAATCATGGCCTCGATCCCCAAGGTTTTGCAGCATTCCAACCACTGGGCAAAGATCATTTCCCAGGGAAACGCATGAAGAGAGAACCCAGTAGCCATCATTTTGGGGGACGCAGTCGTTCACCACAGCCTCAAAGAAGATCCCCAGGTCCTGAAGCTTATGGGCAGGTGCCACTAAAAAGCAAAGAGGATTTCCCAGAGATGCCCCCCATGAAGAGGGAGACAAGTGGCTATCCTTCTGAAGCATCTCAGTGTTCACCACATTTTCATACTGGAAGTCCTGATGATTCATATTTTAGGATGTTTCCACCAATGAACAACGCCTATTACCCAGAGAAAACCACAAAGAAAGTTCCAAGCTCAGATTCCTTTGGTGCAACTTGGAGATCACCACAATTTCCGGGAGTCCCTGACCAAGAACTTCCCAACCATTATCCTTCTGGTGCAGCAGATCCTCCCCTGAATACTACTAaactgaagagaaagagaagagatgacACAATCTTTCTTGTGGACCTTGACGATACAGAATATCTTTGCATTCCTACTCATGCAATAGCTTGTGATGGGGGAACCTTGATTTGGATCAGCAAATAA